From Candidatus Methylomirabilis tolerans, the proteins below share one genomic window:
- the ccmI gene encoding c-type cytochrome biogenesis protein CcmI, protein MPILIIILLIVLALLPVLIPFFRSSERALPGSEQTELQELLAEKQTVFTAIKELEFDHQSGKLSLEDYEQARHSYDLRAMALLQEIDRLGSQRESQDRESGGKRNR, encoded by the coding sequence ATGCCCATACTAATCATCATCCTGCTTATTGTCCTCGCGCTCTTACCGGTGCTCATTCCATTCTTCAGATCGTCCGAGAGAGCTTTACCTGGGTCAGAACAGACTGAGTTGCAGGAGCTCTTGGCTGAGAAGCAGACGGTATTCACCGCGATCAAAGAGCTTGAGTTCGATCACCAGTCCGGCAAGCTCAGCCTTGAAGACTATGAGCAGGCGCGCCACAGCTATGACCTGAGAGCCATGGCTCTCCTTCAGGAGATCGACCGGCTGGGTAGTCAACGGGAAAGTCAGGACAGAGAATCCGGAGGAAAACGGAACCGATGA